A window of the Haloquadratum walsbyi C23 genome harbors these coding sequences:
- a CDS encoding DUF5787 family protein codes for MPHASNQEEFAFELALCSYLETTTEWVLSRQLGAAAVNPGRRIIDICGVVPGSSFDTRSMITDERIPERAIAGPAGVGTSVRRSDSVDASPQTTKAVIEQALAADFFAIEHHNGYEHIRQTTRYPTEWFDRIIGIENKPDLKRPGELTRQLQVDISLGLFDAVILATKTHVTRAHLNRIPDAVGVWQFSPDTDNRTIIRQPAELATGTPGIELGSDQSDHTEIHPVSSKEKTRARRRIAERAYGKGWRNYTLPSCAHAETQPDGRPYCTEFDCVINPAQSCDTECPAHTHAEPPQYNKAKVRDARSPWNHDPLGARYRQSGLDRFK; via the coding sequence CATATCTTGAAACAACGACAGAGTGGGTACTCAGTCGACAGCTTGGCGCTGCTGCTGTGAATCCTGGTCGTCGCATTATTGATATCTGTGGCGTTGTTCCAGGTTCAAGCTTTGATACCCGTTCGATGATTACTGATGAGCGGATTCCTGAGCGAGCAATTGCAGGTCCGGCTGGAGTAGGAACATCTGTCCGGCGGTCTGATTCGGTTGATGCATCACCACAAACAACAAAAGCCGTCATTGAGCAGGCTCTCGCTGCAGATTTTTTTGCTATTGAGCATCATAACGGATATGAGCATATTAGACAGACAACAAGATATCCCACAGAATGGTTTGATCGGATTATCGGGATTGAAAACAAGCCAGATCTCAAGCGACCAGGAGAGCTCACTCGTCAATTGCAGGTAGATATCTCACTCGGACTTTTTGATGCGGTGATTCTTGCAACAAAGACACACGTAACGCGCGCTCATCTAAATCGGATTCCTGACGCAGTCGGCGTCTGGCAATTTAGCCCAGACACAGACAACCGCACAATTATTAGACAACCAGCAGAGCTTGCAACGGGGACGCCTGGGATTGAGCTTGGCTCTGATCAATCAGACCATACTGAAATCCATCCTGTAAGCAGTAAAGAGAAAACGCGTGCGCGTCGTCGAATTGCCGAGCGAGCATATGGCAAGGGGTGGCGAAATTACACCCTTCCATCATGTGCACACGCCGAGACACAACCGGATGGGCGACCGTACTGTACAGAATTTGACTGTGTAATCAATCCTGCACAGAGTTGTGATACTGAGTGCCCAGCACATACACACGCAGAGCCACCACAATATAATAAAGCCAAAGTGCGTGATGCACGTTCGCCATGGAATCATGACCCACTTGGCGCTCGATATAGACAATCAGGGCTTGATCGATTCAAATAA
- a CDS encoding ATP-binding protein, translating into MSDRALEIIEFLLTAHLYTEDRDRDENDLPPRYRRVFWTERSDDSDSDSNSDTGATAGSASEPSADAPDDATDMPVGIERPLVVTNTVARKATGVEHPWDAVSDLLFTQQEDFSGRISLTQPDMAIEWYIERADHERLQTNATIAAAVEDHDDIDITYAEAHERTRPIHADRVWIDSLLEQYFDDDEDEDAEMLDLVQVRAPEEIEMTLNDLVLTGDQEGEIKKLMKAIEHREYLANIGLREIGKILFVGPPGTGKTTVSRALAHELGLPFVEVKLSMITSQYLGETAKNVEKTFEVAKRLSPCILFIDEFDSVAKTRRSDEHAALKRAVNTLLKSIDDISLIRDEVILIGATNHPDQLDAAAWRRFDEIVNFPKPDRNMRADILKIITDRMDITEFDPVSIAERTDGLTGSDLRMVLREAVLEALTEERTTLTQRDIINAVEDFEERDNLKNMNMMSDGDQLVAGDGSGKTDTAETDHDHDHDHNH; encoded by the coding sequence ATGAGTGATCGGGCTCTCGAAATTATCGAGTTTCTCCTTACAGCGCATCTTTACACCGAGGACCGCGATCGAGATGAAAACGATCTCCCCCCACGGTACCGAAGAGTGTTCTGGACGGAGCGAAGTGACGATAGCGACAGCGACAGCAACTCCGATACCGGCGCCACTGCGGGTTCAGCTTCAGAGCCATCTGCGGACGCTCCTGATGATGCGACAGACATGCCCGTCGGTATTGAACGACCGCTTGTTGTGACAAACACCGTTGCGCGGAAAGCGACTGGCGTTGAGCATCCTTGGGATGCAGTCTCTGATCTCTTGTTTACTCAACAAGAGGACTTCTCTGGTCGTATTTCATTAACCCAACCAGATATGGCAATTGAGTGGTATATAGAGCGAGCAGACCACGAGCGATTGCAAACAAACGCAACGATTGCGGCTGCCGTTGAGGATCACGACGACATTGATATAACATATGCGGAGGCACACGAACGCACGCGTCCAATCCATGCTGACCGTGTCTGGATTGATAGTCTCCTTGAGCAGTACTTCGACGATGATGAGGACGAAGACGCAGAGATGCTTGATCTTGTCCAAGTCAGAGCGCCTGAAGAAATTGAGATGACACTCAATGATCTTGTGCTAACTGGAGATCAAGAAGGTGAGATTAAGAAATTGATGAAGGCAATCGAACATCGCGAATATCTCGCAAATATCGGGCTCCGTGAGATTGGGAAGATACTCTTCGTCGGACCGCCAGGAACAGGAAAAACAACCGTTTCCCGAGCACTTGCACACGAGTTAGGACTCCCATTCGTTGAGGTTAAACTCTCGATGATTACAAGTCAGTATCTTGGTGAGACCGCAAAAAATGTTGAAAAAACGTTTGAGGTAGCAAAACGTCTCTCACCATGCATTCTGTTTATCGATGAATTTGACTCGGTTGCGAAAACACGTCGTTCAGATGAACATGCAGCGCTCAAGCGTGCAGTTAATACGCTGCTCAAAAGCATCGATGACATATCGTTGATTCGCGACGAGGTCATTTTAATTGGTGCGACAAATCATCCGGACCAACTTGATGCAGCAGCGTGGCGACGATTTGACGAGATTGTCAACTTTCCGAAACCCGACCGAAATATGCGGGCTGACATTCTCAAGATTATCACAGACCGGATGGATATCACCGAATTTGATCCAGTCTCAATCGCAGAACGGACCGATGGTCTCACTGGATCAGACCTTCGGATGGTGCTTCGTGAAGCTGTACTTGAAGCGCTCACAGAAGAGCGAACAACGCTCACGCAACGCGATATTATCAATGCAGTTGAAGACTTTGAAGAGCGTGATAATCTGAAGAATATGAATATGATGTCTGATGGTGATCAATTAGTTGCAGGTGATGGGAGTGGCAAAACGGATACAGCTGAGACCGACCATGACCACGACCACGACCACAATCACTAA
- a CDS encoding MBL fold metallo-hydrolase, protein MLVTLLGTGDTTGTPTVGCDCNTCEHARQRDIERTRFSVHIENPRRNESILIDFSPDFRQQFLQRNVSFPDAGIITHIHFDHLDGLGNAYRLCDDLPIHAANETDPQTTESVAETVARKYSYLDQVTVNPHSPFEVFEICGLDIQLVPVDHPPLYCYGVVIEDPVTNTKLSLSGDTSYGVPSESQDALSNPDLFLADAIVPASMCEHHPLGGKHHNKDGVPRTFGTKHMTREGACDLAEALDADKTRFVHTGHYYPADEAFEDPLAIDGEEYRL, encoded by the coding sequence ATGTTGGTCACATTACTTGGAACGGGCGATACAACTGGGACGCCGACTGTTGGATGCGATTGCAACACCTGCGAGCACGCTCGACAGCGCGATATCGAGCGAACCCGGTTTTCTGTTCATATTGAAAACCCTCGCCGCAATGAGTCAATTCTTATTGACTTTAGTCCGGATTTTCGACAGCAGTTTCTTCAGCGTAACGTTTCCTTTCCGGATGCCGGTATAATCACTCATATTCATTTTGATCATCTTGATGGACTTGGAAACGCGTATCGGCTTTGTGATGACCTGCCGATACATGCAGCAAATGAAACTGACCCACAGACAACTGAAAGTGTTGCTGAGACTGTGGCCCGAAAATATAGTTATCTTGATCAAGTCACAGTCAATCCACATTCTCCGTTTGAAGTGTTTGAGATCTGTGGTCTCGACATTCAACTTGTTCCTGTTGATCATCCCCCATTATACTGTTATGGAGTCGTCATTGAAGACCCCGTGACCAATACAAAGCTGTCTCTCTCCGGGGATACAAGCTACGGAGTTCCATCTGAGTCACAGGATGCGTTGTCCAATCCAGATCTATTCCTCGCAGATGCTATTGTCCCTGCCTCAATGTGTGAGCATCATCCGCTCGGTGGAAAACATCATAATAAGGATGGGGTCCCCCGAACGTTTGGAACTAAACATATGACCCGGGAAGGGGCATGCGACCTTGCAGAGGCACTTGATGCGGACAAAACAAGGTTTGTGCATACTGGTCATTATTATCCGGCTGATGAAGCATTTGAAGATCCACTCGCTATTGATGGCGAAGAATATCGATTGTGA
- a CDS encoding DUF5812 family protein, protein MPESADANPTRHDSTFLVTATDASSTVLRDVESGQVYSLEDAVDADRLSIIDGTVESKPPLHVVYELTEITATRTVDIETSIEPPTANTKQIAANQAVGEITRKPRAGAGEIHIITIPEKNSTEAVADILDDKVTLCERAARLEGNRIEIRSAPGVVAVRYMP, encoded by the coding sequence ATGCCTGAATCGGCTGACGCAAACCCAACACGACACGACTCAACGTTTCTTGTGACAGCCACAGATGCATCATCGACTGTTCTTAGAGATGTGGAATCTGGGCAGGTATATTCACTGGAGGATGCTGTTGATGCTGATCGATTAAGTATCATTGATGGAACTGTCGAATCTAAGCCGCCGCTACACGTGGTATATGAACTTACAGAGATAACAGCAACACGGACAGTTGACATTGAAACAAGCATAGAACCCCCAACAGCAAACACAAAACAGATTGCTGCGAATCAGGCTGTTGGGGAAATCACGCGTAAGCCCCGCGCTGGTGCTGGGGAAATCCATATTATTACGATCCCTGAGAAAAACTCCACTGAAGCGGTTGCAGATATTCTTGATGATAAGGTAACGCTGTGCGAACGAGCGGCACGATTAGAGGGTAATCGTATTGAGATCCGCTCAGCCCCCGGTGTTGTCGCTGTTCGGTATATGCCATGA
- a CDS encoding cation:proton antiporter domain-containing protein, which translates to MAGAGGNLIAVVAAIIGIGVIAQILSDRFQVPSVVFLITAGIILGPEVLGVVGPDSFGSALSAIVGLSVAIIVFEGAFHLRIQKLREAPTATLKLVTIGAGIALIGTAITVRFLLSTSWNVAFLVGALLVATGPTVVTPILEVVPVRDRVEAALETEGIVNDVTAAILAIVIFEAITAGVTQPGALLQLFTERLGIGLLIGAIVATLLVYGLQYIDLSPGNAPQNARLLVLAGALVAYGAADFIATEAGIAAVATAGIILGNIDIPYEEEISAFKGDITLIVLSFVFIALAALLEFEILRMIGLPGLGITAIVALVLRPLLVFISTRGDRFTSGEQLFMSFVGPRGIIPASVATLFAIELRNAGMDQAANILVGTVFLVILITVVAEGGFARQIAEYLDIIPMRVLVVGGGTVGRALADRLENRGENVVLIEQSQEVVEVGRNEGLAVHHGDGTDTDVLASAGGDNARIVVGATGDDDVNLLVSQLARSKFDPETILARVNNPDNAEAFEDLGVRNISTSIATAQALDNYIERPAMMDWMGEIGYSGDIQEIEVTSEDLIGRPIRDIGPELPPDSLIALIKRDGNIRVPEADLTLEHGDQVTVIGGRDEVKDAIKFIHPDK; encoded by the coding sequence ATGGCAGGCGCTGGTGGTAATCTTATTGCTGTTGTGGCTGCAATCATTGGGATTGGGGTCATTGCACAGATTCTCTCAGACCGATTCCAGGTCCCAAGCGTCGTCTTTCTTATTACTGCGGGAATCATCTTAGGACCTGAGGTACTCGGGGTTGTCGGACCGGATTCATTCGGAAGTGCACTAAGCGCTATTGTTGGACTTTCAGTTGCAATCATTGTTTTTGAAGGAGCATTCCATCTTCGAATACAGAAGCTTCGAGAAGCCCCGACAGCAACACTCAAACTGGTCACAATCGGCGCTGGTATTGCGCTTATCGGCACAGCCATTACGGTTCGTTTTCTCCTCTCAACAAGCTGGAACGTTGCCTTTCTTGTGGGCGCACTTTTAGTCGCAACCGGACCAACTGTCGTCACGCCGATTCTTGAGGTTGTTCCGGTTCGTGACCGTGTAGAGGCTGCTCTTGAGACAGAGGGAATCGTTAATGACGTTACAGCGGCAATTCTTGCTATTGTAATATTTGAAGCGATTACCGCTGGTGTAACACAACCAGGCGCATTGCTACAGCTATTCACCGAGCGACTTGGGATTGGACTATTAATTGGCGCGATTGTGGCTACATTGTTAGTGTATGGGCTTCAATATATTGACCTTTCACCCGGAAATGCGCCCCAAAATGCGCGATTACTCGTATTAGCAGGCGCTTTGGTTGCATATGGGGCAGCAGATTTCATCGCCACAGAGGCTGGAATTGCCGCTGTCGCGACTGCAGGTATCATTCTTGGAAACATCGATATCCCATATGAAGAGGAGATTTCAGCATTTAAAGGAGACATCACACTCATTGTCCTCTCATTCGTTTTTATTGCACTTGCTGCACTTTTAGAGTTCGAGATTCTCAGGATGATTGGTCTTCCTGGACTTGGGATTACTGCCATTGTTGCGCTTGTTCTACGACCATTACTTGTATTCATCTCGACACGTGGGGATCGATTCACCAGCGGCGAGCAATTATTCATGAGCTTTGTTGGTCCACGGGGAATTATTCCAGCATCGGTAGCGACTCTGTTTGCCATTGAACTTCGAAATGCCGGGATGGATCAAGCAGCAAATATACTTGTTGGGACAGTATTTTTGGTTATTCTCATCACCGTTGTTGCTGAGGGTGGTTTCGCCAGACAAATTGCAGAGTATCTTGATATCATACCTATGCGTGTACTTGTTGTCGGAGGCGGGACAGTTGGCCGTGCGCTTGCTGACCGTCTTGAAAACCGTGGAGAGAATGTAGTGCTCATTGAACAATCACAGGAAGTCGTTGAAGTTGGTCGAAATGAGGGTTTGGCAGTCCATCATGGCGATGGGACCGATACTGATGTACTCGCGTCAGCCGGCGGTGATAACGCTCGGATTGTTGTGGGTGCGACCGGTGATGATGATGTTAATTTACTAGTCTCACAACTCGCGCGCTCAAAGTTTGACCCTGAGACAATCCTTGCACGGGTAAACAACCCTGATAATGCAGAAGCATTCGAAGATCTGGGCGTTCGGAATATTTCGACGTCGATTGCAACTGCACAAGCACTGGATAACTACATTGAACGACCAGCAATGATGGACTGGATGGGTGAGATTGGTTATTCTGGGGATATCCAAGAGATTGAGGTCACATCTGAAGATCTTATTGGACGACCAATTCGCGACATTGGTCCAGAATTACCTCCAGACTCACTCATTGCATTAATCAAGCGGGACGGTAATATTCGTGTTCCTGAAGCCGACCTTACCCTCGAACATGGTGATCAGGTGACTGTCATTGGTGGTCGCGATGAGGTTAAAGATGCAATTAAATTTATTCATCCAGATAAATGA